A single region of the Streptomyces sp. AM 4-1-1 genome encodes:
- a CDS encoding MFS transporter: MASTVSDPRPGYGQLLRTPGAWTFLLPGFAARQPFAMLTIGIVLLVQHTTGSYGSAGVVAAVTGVSMALFAPQTGKLADRFGQRAVLLPGVLVHTASVTALTALALADAPLWALCAAAVPAGASVPQVGPMVRARWAAILGAAPGRKASPLMSTAAAFESVTDEFTFVVGPVLATALCTGVHPSAGLLAEAGLTLVGGLLFAARRGTQPAVRDAASDAGPRTSALSVPGVRVLAVAFLGIGAVFGGMQVSLTAFSEEIGRPGVNGLLYGVFAAGNMLAGIVCGAVAWKSGPRRRLLIGYAALTLTASGLWALHSVPLLAGLGLLVGLSIAPALIGGYTLVEDLVPGSARTEAFTWLTGAVALGQAAAVTVAGRLADAHGASAGFVVPLVGTALALVTLVTLRSRLTPSAPERVVARGIGHRGPVTVD; encoded by the coding sequence GTGGCGTCCACGGTCTCCGACCCCCGCCCCGGATACGGACAGTTGCTGCGCACCCCTGGTGCGTGGACGTTCCTCCTGCCGGGCTTCGCGGCACGACAGCCGTTCGCGATGCTGACGATCGGCATCGTGCTGCTCGTACAGCACACCACCGGTTCGTACGGCAGTGCCGGCGTCGTGGCCGCCGTCACCGGTGTCTCCATGGCATTGTTCGCGCCGCAGACCGGCAAACTCGCGGACCGCTTCGGACAGCGCGCGGTGCTGTTGCCGGGCGTACTGGTGCACACGGCTTCCGTGACGGCACTGACGGCGCTCGCACTGGCGGACGCGCCCCTGTGGGCGTTGTGCGCGGCGGCGGTGCCGGCCGGGGCGTCCGTGCCGCAGGTCGGGCCGATGGTGCGGGCGCGCTGGGCGGCCATCCTCGGCGCGGCCCCCGGGCGCAAGGCGTCGCCGCTGATGTCCACCGCCGCCGCCTTCGAATCCGTGACGGACGAGTTCACGTTCGTCGTCGGCCCGGTGCTCGCCACGGCGCTCTGCACCGGAGTGCATCCGTCCGCCGGTCTGCTCGCCGAGGCGGGCCTGACCCTGGTCGGCGGTCTGCTCTTCGCCGCGCGACGCGGCACCCAGCCCGCCGTGCGCGACGCGGCCTCCGACGCGGGCCCCCGCACCTCCGCGCTGTCGGTGCCCGGTGTGCGGGTGCTGGCGGTGGCCTTCCTCGGTATCGGCGCGGTCTTCGGCGGAATGCAGGTCTCCCTGACCGCGTTCTCCGAGGAGATCGGCCGCCCAGGGGTGAACGGTCTTCTGTACGGGGTGTTCGCGGCGGGCAACATGCTGGCCGGGATCGTCTGCGGCGCCGTCGCCTGGAAGAGCGGGCCCCGGCGCCGGCTGCTCATCGGGTACGCGGCGCTCACCCTGACCGCGTCCGGACTGTGGGCGTTGCACTCCGTGCCGCTGCTCGCCGGGCTCGGACTGCTGGTCGGCCTCTCCATCGCGCCCGCCCTGATAGGCGGCTACACGCTGGTCGAGGATCTGGTGCCGGGTTCCGCGCGGACGGAGGCGTTCACCTGGTTGACGGGCGCGGTGGCGCTGGGGCAGGCGGCGGCCGTCACGGTCGCAGGCAGGCTCGCGGACGCCCACGGCGCGAGCGCCGGCTTCGTGGTGCCACTGGTGGGGACCGCGCTGGCGCTGGTGACCCTGGTGACACTCCGTTCGCGGCTGACACCCAGCGCTCCGGAACGGGTGGTGGCACGTGGGATCGGTCACCGCGGGCCGGTCACGGTGGACTGA
- a CDS encoding FmdB family zinc ribbon protein, whose product MPTYQYQCTECGEGLEAVQKFTDDALTECPNCKGRLKKVFSAVGIVFKGSGFYRNDSRGSSSSSAPAAKTSGSSSSTGSDSSGSGAKPTASSSSATSNSSSSSSSSSSSASSSSSSSSSSGTSAA is encoded by the coding sequence GTGCCGACCTATCAGTACCAGTGCACCGAGTGCGGCGAGGGCCTTGAAGCGGTGCAGAAGTTCACCGACGATGCCCTGACCGAGTGCCCCAACTGCAAGGGACGCCTGAAGAAGGTGTTCTCCGCGGTCGGCATTGTCTTCAAGGGTTCCGGTTTCTACCGGAACGACAGCCGTGGCTCCTCGTCGAGCAGCGCGCCTGCCGCGAAGACGTCCGGTTCCTCTTCGTCGACGGGCTCGGACTCGTCGGGATCGGGGGCGAAGCCGACGGCGTCGTCGTCTTCCGCCACGTCGAACTCTTCGTCGTCGAGTTCGTCTTCTTCGTCGTCGGCTTCGTCTTCGTCCTCCTCCTCTTCGTCGAGTGGGACGTCGGCCGCCTGA
- a CDS encoding S-methyl-5'-thioadenosine phosphorylase encodes MVNAQTGTEVGTATGAENGAEIGVIGGSGFYSFLEDVTEVRVDTPYGQPSDSLFLGAVAGRRVAFLPRHGRGHHLPPHRINYRANLWALRSVGVRQVLGPCAVGGLRPEYGPGTLLVPDQLVDRTKTRTQTYYDGEPWADGSVPNVVHVSFADPYCPEGRRAALDAARAHAWEPVDGGTLVVVEGPRFSSRAESRWHAAMGWSVVGMTGHPEAVLARELGLCYTTMTLVTDLDAGAEAGEGVSHEEVLKVFAANVDRLRTVLFDAVAGLPTSASRDCACSHALDGINTGIELP; translated from the coding sequence ATGGTTAACGCACAGACCGGCACAGAGGTCGGCACAGCGACCGGCGCGGAGAACGGCGCGGAGATCGGTGTCATCGGCGGCTCGGGCTTCTACTCCTTCCTGGAGGACGTCACCGAGGTACGTGTGGACACCCCGTACGGACAACCCAGCGATTCCCTGTTCCTGGGCGCGGTCGCGGGCCGCCGGGTCGCCTTCCTCCCCCGGCACGGGCGCGGTCACCACCTGCCGCCCCACCGCATCAACTACCGGGCCAATCTCTGGGCACTGCGTTCGGTCGGCGTGCGGCAGGTGCTCGGCCCCTGCGCGGTGGGCGGGCTGCGGCCGGAGTACGGGCCGGGGACGCTGCTCGTGCCCGATCAGTTGGTGGACCGCACCAAGACCCGCACCCAGACGTACTACGACGGGGAGCCCTGGGCTGACGGATCGGTGCCCAACGTGGTGCATGTGTCCTTCGCCGACCCCTACTGCCCCGAGGGCCGTCGGGCAGCGCTCGACGCTGCGCGGGCACATGCCTGGGAACCGGTCGACGGCGGCACGCTCGTGGTGGTGGAGGGGCCGCGCTTCTCCAGCCGGGCGGAGTCGCGCTGGCATGCGGCGATGGGCTGGTCGGTGGTCGGGATGACCGGGCACCCGGAGGCCGTGCTCGCCCGTGAGCTGGGGCTCTGCTACACGACGATGACACTGGTGACGGACCTGGACGCGGGGGCCGAGGCGGGTGAGGGCGTCTCTCACGAAGAGGTGCTGAAGGTGTTCGCGGCCAATGTGGACCGGCTGCGCACGGTCCTGTTCGACGCGGTGGCGGGACTGCCGACGAGTGCGAGCCGCGACTGTGCCTGCTCGCACGCGCTGGACGGGATCAACACGGGGATCGAACTCCCTTGA
- a CDS encoding RcpC/CpaB family pilus assembly protein: protein MPEPCGVPQFAPIRVRGGGGHRLRRAVRRRRCTWAAGLALTAAALAASGLGGAAAGGSGGPPGTAGAGGPPSEGGRHAELPVSTRLVSAPVRIADAAAVRLLRTGDRVDVIAAGGTGAEARVVARDVRVAEVPPMVADDPAQESGALVVLSVGRDTAKALAGAAVSGRLAVTLCGP, encoded by the coding sequence ATGCCCGAGCCGTGCGGGGTCCCCCAGTTCGCACCGATCCGGGTGCGGGGAGGTGGTGGGCACCGGCTGCGGCGGGCGGTGCGCCGGAGGCGGTGCACCTGGGCGGCGGGGCTCGCGCTGACGGCGGCGGCGCTGGCCGCTTCGGGACTGGGTGGCGCGGCGGCCGGGGGCTCGGGCGGGCCACCGGGCACCGCCGGGGCGGGGGGACCACCCTCGGAGGGCGGTCGGCACGCGGAGCTGCCGGTGTCCACGCGGCTCGTCTCGGCGCCGGTCCGGATCGCGGACGCGGCCGCGGTCCGGCTGCTACGGACGGGCGACCGCGTGGATGTGATCGCCGCTGGGGGCACGGGCGCCGAAGCCCGGGTGGTGGCGAGGGACGTACGGGTCGCGGAGGTGCCACCGATGGTGGCCGATGACCCCGCTCAGGAATCCGGCGCGCTCGTCGTGCTCTCCGTCGGGCGGGACACCGCGAAGGCGCTGGCCGGTGCGGCGGTGTCGGGGCGACTGGCGGTGACACTGTGCGGCCCCTGA
- a CDS encoding DUF6755 family protein has protein sequence MTDSPRPPGPDYHPGSAHPELNRPVHERYPQIRATSGYGDPRIRHTGPGPGAGTDQEPERSSKLTARLSLALTVVIGQLWGLTVIVNEWMEGHTGTAWWGAGFLCLSFLVVLGLWFLDPKDR, from the coding sequence GTGACCGACTCCCCGCGACCCCCGGGCCCCGACTACCACCCGGGCAGCGCCCATCCCGAACTGAACCGCCCGGTCCACGAGCGCTATCCGCAGATCCGCGCGACCAGCGGTTACGGCGACCCCCGAATCCGGCACACCGGACCAGGCCCAGGAGCGGGCACCGACCAGGAACCCGAGCGCTCCTCGAAGCTCACAGCCCGCCTCAGCCTGGCGCTGACCGTGGTCATCGGCCAGCTCTGGGGGCTGACCGTCATCGTCAACGAGTGGATGGAGGGCCATACCGGAACAGCGTGGTGGGGTGCCGGCTTCCTCTGTCTGTCGTTCCTCGTCGTGCTGGGGCTGTGGTTCCTCGATCCGAAGGACCGCTGA
- a CDS encoding Rieske (2Fe-2S) protein, with protein sequence MSITDQQPGSDQQPGGDPRGALHDRIAADSLTTRRDYLRIVTTVSGGLAIGGLGVAGGVLHRHGDTEAAPEPKQITEQLLPGESIAFRYPGGEDRAIAVRLDDGTLAGYSAVCTHLACAVLWRKDRGTEGELYCPCHEGVFDGRTGEVLAGPPPRPLPKVVLTEQKDGSVWAVGTTRSGESVEKGLCRQLVDRQPEVAARIGCPGAKGPAAEAPAARPSRTTPPHGPGNGPLESETPGRSA encoded by the coding sequence ATGAGCATCACCGACCAGCAGCCGGGCAGCGACCAGCAGCCCGGGGGCGACCCGCGGGGCGCCCTGCACGACCGGATCGCCGCCGACTCCCTCACCACCCGCCGCGACTACCTCCGTATCGTCACCACCGTCTCCGGGGGTCTCGCGATCGGCGGTCTCGGTGTCGCCGGGGGAGTGCTCCACCGCCACGGCGACACCGAAGCGGCACCCGAACCGAAGCAGATCACCGAACAACTCCTTCCTGGTGAGTCCATCGCCTTCCGCTACCCCGGCGGCGAGGACCGCGCGATCGCCGTCCGCCTCGACGACGGCACGCTCGCCGGATACTCCGCGGTCTGCACCCACCTCGCCTGCGCCGTGCTGTGGCGCAAGGACCGGGGCACCGAGGGCGAGTTGTACTGCCCCTGCCACGAAGGCGTCTTCGACGGCCGCACCGGCGAGGTCCTTGCCGGCCCGCCGCCCCGCCCGCTCCCGAAGGTGGTGCTCACCGAGCAGAAGGACGGCAGCGTGTGGGCCGTCGGCACCACCCGCTCCGGTGAGTCCGTCGAGAAGGGGCTGTGCCGTCAACTGGTGGATCGACAACCCGAGGTGGCGGCCCGTATCGGCTGTCCCGGAGCCAAGGGCCCCGCGGCGGAGGCACCCGCCGCACGCCCCTCGCGCACCACGCCCCCGCACGGTCCCGGGAACGGACCCCTGGAATCCGAGACCCCCGGCAGGTCGGCGTGA
- a CDS encoding 4Fe-4S dicluster domain-containing protein → MMGRTMFIDPGRCIGCQACVSACRECDSHRGKSMMHLDYTDEGHSVASLPTVCLHCEDPVAPCAEVCPADAILITADGVVQQADTTRCIGCANCVNACPFGVPKIDLQAKLQMKCNLCYDRTAYGLAPMCATVCPTGALFYGTVEELQAERPGVQVVDTFAFGESQVQTGVAMVVPAEKVQWPVPGGLPVVEINGKDVR, encoded by the coding sequence ATGATGGGCAGAACGATGTTCATCGACCCGGGCCGCTGCATCGGCTGCCAGGCATGCGTCTCCGCCTGCCGCGAGTGTGATTCGCACCGGGGCAAATCGATGATGCACCTCGACTACACCGACGAAGGTCACTCCGTCGCCTCCCTTCCCACGGTCTGTCTGCACTGCGAGGACCCGGTCGCCCCCTGCGCCGAGGTCTGTCCCGCCGACGCGATCCTGATCACCGCCGACGGTGTGGTGCAGCAGGCCGACACCACCCGCTGCATCGGCTGCGCCAACTGCGTCAACGCCTGCCCCTTCGGAGTCCCGAAGATCGACCTTCAGGCGAAGCTCCAGATGAAGTGCAACCTCTGTTACGACCGCACCGCCTACGGCCTCGCCCCGATGTGCGCCACGGTCTGCCCGACCGGGGCGCTCTTCTACGGCACGGTCGAGGAACTCCAGGCCGAGCGGCCCGGGGTCCAGGTCGTCGACACCTTCGCCTTCGGCGAGTCGCAGGTGCAGACCGGCGTGGCCATGGTCGTTCCGGCCGAGAAGGTCCAGTGGCCGGTACCGGGCGGACTTCCGGTCGTCGAGATCAACGGGAAGGACGTCCGATGA
- a CDS encoding molybdopterin oxidoreductase family protein has translation MTADPRTVVPLDPALAPPGTRAFRDAGGISADRWHADQNGETLVPTHCCFCGVQCGMYLRVDRGGKVFGVEPRNHDINRMRLCPKGISAYQQVNHPDRLTAPLMRRSRDEPFREVSWDEALDFTASEIKRIQGRYGNDAFGLLGGATLFTEKTYLVGKFARVALKTRHVDYNGRLCMVSAASANKLAFGIDRAGNPFSDMLLTDCLLIAGSNVGECFPVMTQYVWGARDRGATLIIVDPRETAVARTADIHVALKPGTDSAFFNSVLNVVVEEGLTDKAYLAAHTTGWEEVRAKVAEYPPARAAEICGIPAEQIVQVARAFARAPKAMAWHARGVEHHSQGVENCLTVINLCAATGHIGKPGAGYGTLTGQGNGQGGREHGQKSDLLPGGRSINDPEHRRQICEIWGIEESELPTAGTSMVEMVWQMQRREIRGLIGICNNPFVSLPNYRVVKEGYDTMEFHAQFDFFLSETAANAHVVLPITTWAEDNGVMANAEARVVKHNKAQEPHPGVRTDAWVMCRLAERLGVGDKFDFADSRAIFEELRIASAGTVNDYYGITYERLEETGGIVWPCPTTDHPGTPRLFEDGRTYHPDGKIHLQAVEWHQPADPYDDEHPMSLTTGRTVAHFLSGNQTRRLGALVEQTPRPWAEVHPSHGFRNGEPVRVVTRRGSAVFPALVTEAIRPDTVFVPYHWPVPAAANVLTIDALDPRSKIPEYKVCACRVEHAERIDEVPAPPVPPGRVTYPETQASRTDPLPPTAPQGRGTSERN, from the coding sequence GTGACCGCCGACCCCCGCACGGTCGTCCCCCTCGACCCCGCTCTCGCCCCGCCCGGCACCCGCGCCTTCCGCGACGCGGGCGGCATCTCCGCCGACCGGTGGCACGCCGACCAGAACGGCGAAACGCTCGTCCCCACCCACTGCTGCTTCTGCGGGGTGCAGTGCGGGATGTATCTGCGTGTCGACCGCGGCGGCAAGGTCTTCGGCGTCGAGCCCCGCAACCACGACATCAACCGGATGCGGCTGTGCCCCAAGGGCATCAGCGCCTATCAGCAGGTCAACCACCCCGACCGGCTCACCGCCCCGCTCATGCGCCGGTCCCGGGACGAGCCCTTCCGTGAGGTCTCCTGGGACGAAGCCCTCGACTTCACCGCCTCCGAGATCAAACGCATCCAGGGCAGGTACGGGAACGACGCCTTCGGGCTCCTCGGCGGCGCCACCCTGTTCACCGAGAAGACCTATCTCGTCGGCAAGTTCGCCCGGGTCGCGCTGAAGACCAGACACGTCGACTACAACGGCCGGCTCTGCATGGTCAGCGCGGCCAGTGCCAACAAACTGGCCTTCGGCATCGACCGGGCGGGCAACCCCTTCTCCGACATGCTGCTCACCGACTGCCTGCTGATCGCGGGCTCCAACGTCGGCGAGTGCTTCCCCGTGATGACCCAGTACGTGTGGGGGGCCCGGGACCGCGGCGCCACCCTCATCATCGTCGACCCGCGTGAGACCGCCGTCGCCCGCACCGCCGACATCCACGTCGCCCTCAAACCCGGCACCGACTCGGCCTTCTTCAATTCCGTGCTGAACGTCGTCGTGGAGGAAGGTCTCACCGACAAGGCCTACCTCGCCGCACACACCACCGGATGGGAAGAGGTACGCGCCAAGGTCGCGGAGTACCCCCCGGCCCGTGCCGCCGAGATCTGCGGCATCCCCGCCGAACAGATCGTCCAGGTGGCCCGCGCCTTCGCCCGCGCCCCCAAGGCCATGGCCTGGCACGCACGGGGCGTCGAGCACCACTCGCAGGGCGTCGAGAACTGCCTCACCGTCATCAACCTCTGCGCCGCCACCGGCCACATCGGCAAACCCGGCGCCGGCTACGGCACCCTCACCGGCCAGGGCAACGGACAGGGCGGACGCGAACACGGCCAGAAGTCCGATCTCCTTCCCGGCGGCCGCTCGATCAACGACCCGGAACACCGCCGCCAGATCTGCGAGATCTGGGGCATCGAGGAATCCGAACTCCCCACCGCCGGGACCTCGATGGTGGAAATGGTCTGGCAGATGCAGCGCCGCGAGATCCGCGGCCTCATCGGCATCTGCAACAACCCCTTCGTCTCCCTCCCCAACTACCGGGTGGTGAAGGAGGGGTACGACACCATGGAGTTCCACGCCCAGTTCGACTTCTTCCTCTCCGAGACCGCCGCCAACGCCCACGTCGTCCTCCCCATCACCACCTGGGCCGAGGACAACGGAGTGATGGCCAACGCCGAGGCGCGCGTCGTCAAGCACAACAAGGCCCAGGAACCGCACCCCGGCGTACGGACCGATGCCTGGGTGATGTGCCGCCTCGCCGAACGCCTCGGTGTGGGCGACAAGTTCGACTTCGCCGACTCCCGCGCGATCTTCGAGGAACTGCGCATCGCCTCCGCCGGGACCGTCAACGACTACTACGGCATCACCTATGAACGCCTGGAGGAGACCGGCGGCATCGTCTGGCCCTGCCCCACCACCGACCACCCGGGCACGCCCCGGCTCTTCGAGGACGGCAGGACCTACCACCCCGACGGCAAGATCCACCTCCAGGCCGTCGAATGGCACCAGCCGGCGGACCCGTACGACGACGAGCACCCCATGTCGCTCACCACCGGCCGCACCGTCGCCCACTTCCTCTCCGGCAACCAGACCCGCCGCCTGGGCGCCCTCGTCGAACAGACCCCACGCCCCTGGGCCGAGGTCCACCCCTCCCACGGCTTCCGCAACGGTGAACCGGTCCGTGTCGTCACCCGGCGCGGCAGCGCGGTCTTCCCCGCCCTCGTCACCGAGGCCATCCGCCCCGACACCGTCTTCGTCCCCTATCACTGGCCGGTCCCGGCCGCCGCCAACGTCCTCACCATCGACGCCCTCGACCCCCGCTCCAAGATCCCCGAGTACAAGGTGTGCGCCTGCCGCGTCGAACACGCGGAACGCATCGACGAGGTACCCGCGCCACCCGTGCCCCCCGGCCGGGTCACCTACCCGGAGACCCAGGCATCCCGCACGGACCCGCTGCCCCCCACGGCTCCGCAGGGCCGTGGCACCTCGGAGAGGAACTGA
- a CDS encoding MFS transporter, which yields MTEPPEPSASAAQPGPGARTRGGAPGTLTPDDLPAGTGSARRPRAPRSGPRNSVTGRATAAGAVVSGLLIIAVVLGSRLLRDFDSALLPYAVASVFLAFGVAYRYTVWISAPGARRLFDKGWGSFFSLGNFRRAPTALPKMIATYLGFQKFLGARSHARWGAHQLIFWGCVLASLITFPLTWGWFTFTSPSGSGPGYEMRIWGIRLIGFDSLNLLGWLMFHGLDIAAVLVIPGAGYFLWRRMKDRGATTGQRFAYDLVPLIALIVISVTGLLLTFSSLFLHGGGYEFLAILHMVSVVFTLIYIPFGKFFHIVQRPAAVGMQLFKYTGREDRETFLCRRCHQPIDTGPYVENLRDTMRDLRLGFDEWVEYCPRCKRVLRGGAYLSHVKKGYK from the coding sequence GTGACCGAGCCACCAGAACCCTCCGCCTCAGCCGCGCAGCCCGGCCCCGGTGCCCGCACCAGGGGCGGGGCGCCCGGCACGCTCACCCCGGACGACCTTCCGGCCGGTACCGGATCGGCGCGACGCCCCCGGGCGCCCCGGTCCGGTCCCCGGAACTCCGTCACCGGCCGGGCGACCGCGGCCGGTGCCGTCGTCTCCGGCCTGCTGATCATCGCCGTCGTGCTCGGCAGCCGACTGCTCCGGGACTTCGACTCCGCCCTCCTCCCGTACGCCGTCGCCAGTGTCTTCCTCGCCTTCGGCGTCGCGTACCGCTACACCGTCTGGATCTCCGCGCCCGGTGCCCGACGCCTCTTCGACAAGGGCTGGGGCAGCTTCTTCTCCCTCGGCAACTTCCGCAGGGCCCCCACCGCACTGCCGAAGATGATCGCCACCTACCTCGGCTTCCAGAAGTTCCTCGGTGCCCGCTCCCACGCTCGCTGGGGCGCCCACCAACTGATCTTCTGGGGGTGCGTCCTGGCCTCCCTGATCACCTTCCCGCTCACCTGGGGCTGGTTCACCTTCACCTCCCCCAGTGGCTCAGGACCCGGCTACGAGATGCGGATCTGGGGCATCAGGCTGATCGGTTTCGACTCACTGAACCTCCTCGGCTGGCTGATGTTCCACGGACTCGACATCGCCGCGGTGCTCGTCATCCCCGGCGCCGGGTACTTCCTCTGGCGCCGGATGAAGGACCGCGGCGCCACCACGGGCCAACGCTTCGCCTACGACCTGGTGCCACTGATCGCGCTGATCGTCATCTCCGTGACCGGCCTGCTGCTCACCTTCTCCTCGCTCTTCCTGCACGGCGGCGGCTACGAGTTCCTGGCGATCCTCCACATGGTGTCGGTGGTCTTCACCCTCATCTACATCCCGTTCGGGAAGTTCTTCCACATCGTCCAGCGGCCCGCCGCCGTCGGAATGCAGCTGTTCAAGTACACCGGCCGGGAGGACCGGGAGACGTTCCTCTGCCGTCGGTGCCACCAACCGATCGACACCGGCCCCTATGTCGAGAACCTTCGCGACACCATGCGCGACCTCCGGCTCGGCTTCGACGAATGGGTCGAATACTGCCCGCGCTGCAAGCGAGTGCTGCGCGGCGGCGCCTACCTCTCCCACGTCAAGAAGGGCTACAAGTGA
- a CDS encoding sigma-70 family RNA polymerase sigma factor: MVPSSGTLRGFDETGDGSGFPGVPGQRGPRRTEEDRSCGTLPPESRRQWEKVLGMRRTCLLIAYKYVPWDRTEDVWQETRISMWRTLLKGPLRDPESYTRTVCRNEGRKQLRKDVERAEQFIGDNVALLDSGTPVFDTQTDTRLKELVSQLQPELSHHEALIFVLRMGLKWDARSVAEAIDTTPGAVKSALYAAKKKMRSQDVRDRLYRRLNPE, encoded by the coding sequence ATGGTCCCATCAAGCGGAACCCTGCGCGGGTTCGACGAAACGGGCGACGGCAGCGGATTCCCGGGCGTCCCCGGGCAGCGGGGCCCGAGGCGGACGGAGGAGGACCGGAGCTGCGGGACCCTTCCGCCCGAGTCCCGTCGCCAGTGGGAGAAGGTCCTCGGCATGCGCCGGACCTGCCTGCTCATCGCGTACAAGTACGTCCCCTGGGACAGGACCGAGGACGTCTGGCAGGAGACCAGGATCTCGATGTGGCGCACCCTGCTGAAGGGGCCTCTGAGGGACCCGGAGAGCTACACGCGGACCGTGTGCCGCAACGAGGGCAGGAAGCAGCTCCGCAAGGACGTGGAGCGCGCGGAACAGTTCATCGGCGACAACGTCGCGCTGCTCGACAGCGGTACCCCGGTCTTCGACACACAGACCGACACCCGGCTCAAGGAGCTCGTCTCGCAGCTCCAGCCGGAGCTGTCCCACCACGAGGCGCTGATCTTCGTCCTGCGCATGGGACTGAAGTGGGACGCACGCTCGGTGGCGGAGGCGATCGACACCACGCCGGGCGCGGTCAAGTCGGCGCTGTACGCGGCCAAGAAGAAGATGAGGAGTCAGGACGTCCGGGACCGTCTGTACCGACGCCTCAATCCCGAGTGA
- a CDS encoding P1 family peptidase: protein MTTPNHGSTPDRITPDRTTPGRSVPDNGSAPGSHRSTPPLDALTDVAGLRVGHARVPGGGALSGTTVVLAPEGGAVAAVDVRGGGPGTRETDALDPRNLVQRVDAVVLTGGSAYGLDAASGVMAWLEERGRGVRVGPDPAQVVPVVPAACLFDLGRGGDWRARPDASTGRAAVEAAARTRPGAPVPQGAVGAGTGAVAGQLKGGVGTASVLLPSGITVGALVVVNASGAVVDPRTGVLYGEYGADRPPVPPTPEVHEAARLRLARAGAARPLPPFNTTIAVVATDAGLSRAQAQKLAGTAHDGLARAVRPVHLLTDGDTVFALATGEEPLGTPAGGPHELNAVLAAGADVLCRAVVKAVRAAESTEAPGGPFLSYTDLYGPS from the coding sequence ATGACCACCCCGAACCACGGCTCCACCCCCGACCGAATCACCCCCGACCGGACCACCCCCGGCCGGTCCGTCCCCGACAACGGGTCCGCCCCCGGCAGCCACCGGTCCACCCCGCCGCTCGACGCGCTGACGGATGTCGCCGGGTTGCGCGTCGGCCACGCCCGCGTCCCGGGCGGGGGCGCGCTGAGCGGTACCACCGTGGTGCTGGCACCGGAGGGCGGTGCGGTCGCCGCCGTCGACGTGCGCGGCGGCGGCCCCGGCACCCGGGAGACGGACGCGCTCGACCCCCGCAATCTGGTCCAGCGCGTCGACGCGGTCGTGCTGACCGGCGGCAGCGCGTACGGCCTGGACGCCGCGTCCGGGGTGATGGCCTGGCTGGAGGAGCGGGGCCGGGGCGTCCGGGTCGGGCCCGATCCGGCACAGGTGGTGCCCGTGGTCCCGGCCGCGTGCCTCTTCGACCTCGGCCGGGGCGGCGACTGGCGGGCCCGTCCGGACGCATCGACCGGCCGCGCGGCGGTGGAGGCCGCCGCGCGTACCCGGCCGGGGGCGCCGGTCCCGCAGGGTGCGGTGGGCGCGGGCACCGGGGCGGTCGCCGGGCAGCTCAAGGGGGGCGTCGGCACGGCGAGCGTGCTCCTGCCGTCCGGAATCACGGTCGGCGCGCTGGTGGTGGTGAACGCGTCGGGCGCGGTGGTCGATCCGCGGACCGGGGTGCTGTACGGGGAGTACGGCGCCGACCGGCCGCCCGTACCGCCCACGCCCGAGGTGCACGAAGCGGCGCGGCTGCGGCTGGCGCGGGCGGGAGCCGCACGCCCGCTCCCGCCGTTCAACACCACGATCGCCGTCGTCGCCACGGACGCCGGGCTCAGCCGCGCCCAGGCCCAGAAGCTCGCCGGCACGGCGCACGACGGTCTGGCGCGCGCCGTCCGGCCGGTGCATCTGCTCACCGACGGGGACACCGTCTTCGCCCTCGCCACGGGCGAAGAACCCCTCGGCACCCCGGCCGGCGGGCCGCACGAGCTGAACGCCGTGCTGGCGGCCGGTGCGGACGTCCTGTGCCGGGCCGTCGTGAAGGCCGTACGCGCCGCGGAGTCCACCGAGGCCCCCGGCGGCCCCTTCCTCTCGTACACCGACCTCTACGGCCCGTCCTGA